Within the Sebastes umbrosus isolate fSebUmb1 chromosome 5, fSebUmb1.pri, whole genome shotgun sequence genome, the region ACTTTGTTCATTTACAACAGTACAATACAACCTAGGCTTTGTAACAACTTACCACATCCCTCCTCCATCTTGTCAGATTCTGGTTTATTTGGCTCCTCTCTGCCTCCGTCCTCCTCACCATCAGCAGAGCTCTCTATCTTATCATCTGCAGTACTATCCTGAACCAggaaattaatttgagattgttatcaagaaaaacaaagtgaaagtCTTTTTTATCATGGACAGCATAACAAAACATGCAAATCAGGATGGAAAAGCTGTATTCAAATGAATCATGAATGTAGGCCATAACTCTGGATGAGGGAATGGATGTGTTGACATTTTAGTGCTTctggttttttttgcctcttgcCTTTCCAGAGGAAGAGGTACACCAGGTTTTGTTCATGCTCATAAATTATTGGCAGCTTCTCTGTAAGACCATCTTTCATTTGTTAGAGTAAAACAGGTTGCCATTTCTCTGGGGTGAACGGATATTTGCCAAATGATTCCTAAGGGATCAAGTTATCTTTGGTAAAAATCTTTGTATTCAAAGATCTGTCAACTAGCAAGCTCTCACACCCTAGTAAGACTTTTAATTAGTggttatacatatttatttgtaaCTACATTAAGAGTCAATAGCCATGTTAGATGCTGAGGGAGGCTGTACTTTGACACAGTGGTGTAAAGGACATGGCTACTGTCTCTTCTGGTGTGTGCCCTCACATAGCAACCAAGTTTAGATCAACAGAATGATAAGCTGCAATGCAAATGAGGAATTACCAAATATTTCCCTGTGATAATAAATCTACAGGAGCATAAAACAAGTAGTCCCATTCATTGCCTTCAAATTTCCTATAGGGCCCACAACACCACCAAAAGGCTCAGCGGTATATTTCAATGGGCAAaagtgcttgctttatgcaaatgtatgtatatatttattattggaaatcaattaacacaaaacaatgacaaatattgtctagaaaccctcacaggtactgcatttagcataacaaaatatgctctcaacagctgtcagtgtgctgacttgactatgacttgccccaaactgcatgtgattatcataaactgggcatgtctgtaacggggagactcgtggatacccatagaacccattttcattcacatatcttgaggtcagaggtcaaggaacccctttaaaaatggccatggcagtttttcctagccaaaattttgctttattttggagcgttatttagcctcccttgcgacaagctagtatgacatggttgtttttctagtttcatatgacgcctgtatcttctctctagctttactgagcctgctacaacctctgaaagatctaatgtgttaatgcgtttaaaaaaaaaatgagcagcgttaaaacgattttgcgttaacgcattatcacgttaactttgacagccctaaattcaATGTTTGTGAGTTCCCCCTGTGTTTATGGCAGTTTTTTGACGTGGACATTTTTGTCTGCAGGACATCAGAACAACTGTTTTAAAAGGGATGCACAAGGGTTAAGACATACTGTCTGTTGCAAATACATAAGGAGATGATTTTCCACTCACACTACACAGGGAGTCCTACCTGCTGAGTGGAGACGGAAGCAGAGCGACTGGTTTTGTGGGTCTGAGAGGTTTTGGACTGGAAGATGGTTGAATAGAAGACTATGAGGGTCTCCACGATGCGGGCCTGGTGGGGGTAATCAACCAGAGAGGACAGGGATATCGTGGCCCCGGTCGGACGGGGACGCATCAGGGAGGGACCAAACACAATACCCAAGTTACTGGGACTCATCTTGTTGTCTTCCTCTAGCTCTGCAATCCTGGAGGGAGGAAGACAGTGGAAGGACCAAGAATAAATAAGAGAGCCTGGTCTTATATCTTcctactgttttttgttttttttattactgaCCTCCGGAGGTGGCGAATAATGTAGCGCAGCGTATACATGTTAGCCTTGGGCAGGTCCTTCAGAAGCTCTTTCAGCTTGTCCACCAGGACCAGGACCTCTGGGTCGCTATCAGGGCCCAGATCCACCAGCTCCCGCCCCTTGCCCATGCCTGGGATGCTACTGTTCGACTcggcctcctctccctctggtGTGTCTGCGTCACCCTGCAGACTCTCCTTCGCCAAACCCATCAGACGGTTGTACAGGCGGAACAGCATGATGGGCTCTGGCAGCTGACGGATACAGGAAGAAGGAAGAGCGTTAGAGGGGCTGAATTAAGCATGAACACACAACCTTTTAAGTATGGAGGAGCAAGAGAGGTCTGTAAATGACTACAAAGCTATTTTTATTTTGAGTAATTATATTTAACCCGATAATTAAAAGAAGGATTATTAAAATTAAGAAGTTCAGGTAACTGCCTGTGAGATTGCTTTTTTCaggtaaaataaaatgcaatttttactaaacaaatctcactttttgaCTCATTTCCAAACCCATTTGTGAGTTCAGCTACCAAACTGATTTACTAAAAAGCCATCTGTGTGCGCCCTCTTGACTTCTGCAccgatttgtttaagctgaacagccaatcagagtaatttctctcactgacgggctccgccgccgattcaacatgctgaatcggccgaaaaacctctgacatgggcagactagagccgacggtgcgggacacgtTGTTAAATCTAGgacgacagacgctcaccgacagccTGAAACTGGCCGACGGCTGACCATCATCTTGgcgtgtcagggccttaacgGACGTGCCCTTGTATGTAAAAGTCCCAAATTCCAGCTTTAAGGGGCTCCATTAGTTTGCTTTTAATTAATTGGATTTTTCCTTTACTTGATAATGGACCTACGTTTTGTATTAATCTCTCTTTTAATTCtccaataaaatataaatgaatgaactagatttattattattattattattattaatattaataataataataataataataacaataacaataacaataataataataataataataataactagacTTGActgattttaattattatattagaaagaaaaaaaagaaaaacaaccttaAATTTGAAATTCCATTAAACATATTGATGTTAATGCAATGGTCTTTTTACAGTGCTTTATTATATCAAACTTTTAATAAGTAGAAGATAAACTACTTTAATCAGGTACATTTGTTTActagatccccattagctgccACCACGATAGATGCCATTGTTCCCAAGGCCCACACTTAAGCATACTGTGTTTTACTCTTGTATGTGCTGGCTTATATGCGTGTACCTGTCTGAGGTAAAGCTTGAGGGCGTTGCTAATGTCATGTGGTGAACACTGGGACAGCTCTACCAGCTCCTTGCCGTTCTCAAAAGCCTGACACAGCTTCTCCACACGAGTCTTGACCCCGTTCACCCTGTAGATGCCCTGCAAGGAGGAAGAAGACGGTTTAAAATACCTCTGTGGCAAAGATTCAAGACATCCAGCAATACTCGCTTTAACACAAAGTATAAATTCTCACCTTCATCTTGAGCGCCCGTCGCTCTATCTCGGAGATACACTTGGTGATGATGAAGGGGATGCCGTCACTGGCACAGCTGGCTACCTGAGAGAAGTCCCTGCCGAACAGCTGCAGACGGCCCTGCAGCTTCTTATGGCCGCATTGGATGGCCAGAGTCTCCAGACAGCGCTTGTGACACGCCAGGAAACACTGAGGACAGAGAAGAAGGTGTTGGCCTCATGAACCCCGTCTGATCATCAGTGAGATGCTTCAAGAGTCTCCCTCTGCAGGTTGGATGTTAAGAGACGAAGATGAGGGAACTCACCTCTTCGCACTCGGCCCCCTGGAAGTAAACGTAGCTGTCACACTCGCGGCACTTTGAAGGAGTCCGTAGCTTCCTCAGTCGGTGGGTCAGGGCTGCTTTAGACAGGCCAACGTTACGGAAAGGTCTGGTGGACACCACCACATCAGGATCCATGCCGTTCATGTCTGAAGACAAAGACCCTCATGTCATACACACTCCAGAAAACTCATACAAGATTCACAGCCAACAATTTAAAGAATAATAATGGGACCCCCTTGAAAACAAGATGATACATcccaagcgttttttttttcctcagtctGGCCATGTTATAGAGtggcaaagtcccgccccttcctgtggaccaccatgggatcttattttgaaaaaaatatggaaGGTAGTCaatggcgagagacaaatatttttttgatcccgtttgaattgcgccatgaatcacacatatgtttgtcaatttaaaagataattttgcaagccAAAAAAGTCGCAGTTTGTGGTAAAACTTTTGAAGTATAAGACTGTCAagatacgtaattagaaagacacCCAAAAGTTGTGTatgtgacgtctctctcgctgaggCTATGacgcctgtgtgtttcctactgggatggactcacaccagcaacaggTCTTACTCATTCTGTCGTTTCCCAGCtcataaaaagaccaggagtcgctggataaaacatatcaggtaagataacgtttcatttgtgcgtggaacatagctaagttacctagctagctagtgttggtgatgtattttgtgtgagacgagagatgtagttcactgagcggttttaCACAAAATTGTGTAAAGactttttaaattgacaaacatatgtgtgattcatggcgcaattcaaatgggattaaaaaaatgatttgtctctcgtCATTGAcaaccgtacatattttttccgaaataaggtcccatggggtccacaggaaggggagggacttcgcctctctattgaATAGTCACATCCAGAGTGATTACAATCTTTAAATCTTACTTGGCGCTTCAAATGAGGTCACATTCCCGTCTTTGTCATCTGCGTCCTCATTGGACGACATTGTTCCAGTGGATGATGTCCGAACAATTTTACTGATGTCACCTAGAATTAATATACAGTTTAAGTATCATCTCACATATAAATAATGACACACATACTGTGTGCCattaagcagaaaaaaaataaatgtccctTATGGTTATTTATAAATGAGATGTTCTGGTGTACATTACTGTGAATCTGTTTCAACAACACTTCACTCACTTGAGCTGGCAGTAGGAGACTCTAGGCCTCCCTCTCCTACGACACTGTCGTCGCTCACTGTTGAACCCCACGACTTGTGGCCCAGCCCTGGGGATAACGAAGGGACAAGAACATGTGAATAGTCGGTATCAGAATAATGGGTTTACATGGCTAAAGAGAGACATTTTGTCTACTGTCAAGTCACTGGTTGTGTCTGAAATTCCTATTGCTATTTAGTACggtaaaacagtatgtgagatttgttAGTATGTCCGAAAGCTTAGTTTGAACCAATAGCACGCCagttgcatactatttccagtgaaatattacagtatgcaacgctggacactacggcggcataagtatcccacaatgcaatgcagcagTGACGACAATGTTCATAACAGacattgacggacagctctaTAACAATCAGACAATAAGgtttcaatttaagtgtaatttttttttttttaaattagttcagaccaAGTCATCATTTGGGCCACATGAGtttggttaccatggttacacaaccagcaaggaggctctcaggaagtgacgacgtaaattacgtTGTGTAATGATGTCCAtttacacaaaagtatgttgaacaatagtaTACACACAGTGCATAGTATGCAATTTCAGACACAACCTATGTTCTCTTGTTACCGTTGTTTACTCTTGAAATATTGAAGGAAATGAGCAAATGAACCACAGGCAAAAACAGGCTGATGTCtcattaataataatctttatctAATCTTTATAAAAACTACAGCTCATTAATAtctgcagtagcagcagcaggcatCACTTACTCTTGCGGTGagcctctgtgtctctgtgttctccAGCTGCTGTATCCACACTGCTGGTAGGACTGTCTGTGTGGCTCGACTGCTCTGTGTTGAAACTGTCGTTCCTTGGTCTGTGGCCATGGCTACAATGTGGAATTAGAagacaatttattattattttaaaatctcttaaagaCTTTGTGCCAAGCTAACCAGCTGTacgctgtagcttcatatttactgtacaggtGTGAAAGTGGTATCGGGCTTTTCTTCTAACTCTCAGCACAAGAGCGAATGAGAATATATaccaaaatattaaacattttctgtaacagacaggagtacagacaccgaagcaaagcaatgtattgctgtggacgggagcagcagcaaaacatattttagctacCTAGAAGAAAGCTAAACCTAAaaccaaaatttaaaaaaatcaatatcagtttaaataaGTAAGCTATACTTAGAATATTTTCCCCGCATTTACCTTGCCGACTGAGAACTGAAGCAGTCATCtttgctctcctcaaagccaccagacaccattgacaaaaacagtcattttaccttgcagaacacgggagttgctggtctaccgctgcctcgatcggttagtttgtttgtgttattgtgtgactttggtgttttaaagggttagttcggattcaccaaagtaacacaataacacaaactaacaaatgaatcaaggcagcggtaatcaagcaactcctgtgttttgcgaggtaaaatgaccgtttttgtcaatggagtctggtggatttGAAGAGAGATGGATATAACGGCTTGAGTTCCTCGTCGGAGACGCACAGCAACgttaagtggtgaaaatattctaaatctagtgtacatttaaactaataatgtttttttttaggtggctaaaatatgttttgctgctgccctcgtccacagcagtacattgctttgcttccgtgctggtactcctgtctgtttctccaaccCGGAGGCGTGCtgactgccatctactgtaggtaatacactgactatggataagtacctcatacaacaccacttcaaaacatccaaactatcccttaaaGGTTTCAATTGAAAACCTTGATAATAGTGGCTCTGACTGAAGCTCTTACTGTGACGATGAGCTGGAGGGAGAGTAGTTCTCAAATGTGTAGTCAACAGCCGGCTGCCCTGGCAGCTGCAGTTCTCGTACGTGGGCAGCGTACTGCTGGCCTGGGTCATACAGCTTACTGCTCTCACACAGAGTCTGGTAGTGGACCGGCAAGGCTACCGTCTGCATGTGCATGAGCTGGTAGTACGAGATAGTGGCCTGGTAGAGGAAAGAATTACATCAAAAGGATCAGCAAAGAGTCTCCATTTGTCACTTTCTATCATTGCTCAAAACCTAACTAGAGTATAGGATATAGGGCTATACAGTCAAGTTTGACACCATTTTGTAACAATGAGGTTTGTTCTGACCGAGCGGAGGGTCTGGTCGCTCTGTTTGATGATGTCGTGCAGTTGTCTCAGCACTGTGACCTTTGTGTGCTCCAGCTCCTGCTGCTGGGTGGTGGCATCTGCTATACATGTCCGGTAGGTGGCCTCCGCCTCGTCTGActgcgcacacatacacacaaactttTTAGATCTTCAATTTACTTCccgttttcagttttttttctgttttaatctgtCAGATTAGTACACAGATAAATGAAGAGTAAACGTGGCAGCCAGATAAACATTTCAACACAACCACATGTCACCAAAAAAGAACATCTAGCTCTTAACATgcaaattattttcatatttaatgcCACAGTTGATAAATCTCTGAAACCACAGTTacagcaataaaataaaataatgataagaaCCTTGTTGCGAGCCTCTTCCTCTGATCGTTTCTTCTTCTCCACAGACTTTGCTGTcgatcctcctccttcttcctcagCTCGACAGGCTGCCGTTTTGGCCTTCTCGTATTCTTCGCAGCGGGCCATGTAGGTTTGCTTGGCTTTCCGCAGGTTCACCTCACACTCCATCTgaacaaagataaataattgTTGGTCcttataaattattattgttacttagaaatgaataaaacagtCTACTGCTAACGTGGGCTCACGTGTACAAAATAGGAGGTCGTACCAGTTTTCTCTTAGCCCGAATCCAGTGCTCCTTGATCTCCTTCCGTCTCTTTTCATGGTCATGTTTACGCTGCATCAGAGGCTGCACAGACACAGATCAACACCATGTGTACAGAGGCAAAACTCTCCAGTATAAACAGCAGCATGCATGAGTGACTGTCGCAGGGTGATTCAAGAAATCGCAGAAGTTGTTAAAGTGTTCACGTTGCAACAAACTTCAGTAAAGTTTACCTGGATGAAGGTCTGGTTGTGCAGGGTGGTGTTGGCCTGCTGCAGCCCCACACTCTGCTCCTGGTCCTGCTCCAGAGCCAGAGAGTAGATGGAGAAGAGGGGCATTTGGGGCTGGAGGGAGCCAACACAAAGACGGAAAGAGGAGGTTTAATATCCAACACAATCAGAGGGACAAAATGCCGTATTGCTTTAAAAGGGTAACTTTgctatttttcaacctggaccctattttggCTAATgtggacaacaatttctgaaattggtccagtattgagggagagcgctgcagacggcagctgctaaacaggctgtaatgtaatcactcAGGTCAGCTCCTCACCGTCAACGTACGTctactaaaagtgcttgtttttgccactgacaggctcatattgttattataactgtctgacaacattatagaaCGGTACCtacactgaaataaaatatttttctttacctttctgtttgttatgtgtcatgtgacttgttgccggaagacaacatTGGAAAcatgagtgagagttggagagaggagcgccggtgttgtcagagtttgtcgtgttggagtacagaaagcgtagcttagtattgtctaaaatattttcaatgtcatggctgaatatttagatgatttcgacaatgtggaggCGATGTTAGgtttcagaacaagacttctccgagtgagacacacaataacaaacaggcCGGATCAAGCGAACGGTAAagaaggttttatttctctgtagggtcctttccataacgTTGTCTcttctaataacaatctgagcctgtcagtggcaaaaacaagtaccgttagtggacgtacattgacggtgaggagttgccccgagagattacattgcagcccatTTAGCGGCTGCTGTCTGCAGCGttttccctcaatactggaccaatttcaaaaatgtttcctTAAACACAAAAACCtaggaaaatagggtccaggttgaaaaatcaTTTAACATTCAATATCACAGATAACCAGTGAGGGATGTTCAAAGGTGAAATAAATGAGGTTTACATGTGTTATGCTGTGTTTGCAGGACTGGTACAATCTCTGGAGGCCTTTGGAGAACTCAGTCTCTGgtaaaatagaagaaaagaggaaacagTTGTTCATTTACTATGGCTGCAATTATCGTGTTACCTTAAAGtcttgaagaaaactgtttttctcACAGGCCTCCACAGTGAACAGAGAAtcaaaaaatggagaaaaatcttgatgaattgaagtaaattggGGCCGCGtttcaacaacagcaaaacatcggtttacaaactctcacacaattcattcattcatcaagaattttctgtttttggattctccgttcaccatgtaggcatgcgagaaaaacagttttcttcaagaattcaaggtaacacggggtgagtagttgatatacaaatggtcattttgtggaaGAAATATTCCTTTAATCACTGATTAATCTATATCTATTCACGATTGATCATTAAGCTTATAAATTGTCCACAAAATAGCAAATACCAATCACAATATGCTACCTGTGTTATGTTTGGTTTTTTCCCATAAATGATATAAAACTAGATTAAGCAAGTAAATCTTCATATTTTAGAAGCTGTAATCAAGTCTtttcttaatgcattaataacatCAATTATGTTAACTGACAATTAGATTAATCCGATAATAAACTTAACCTCGGGTATTCCTACTCACCCAGTGAAGTTCTCTTCTCCACGTAGCTCATCAGGTCCTTCATGTACTTGGAAATGGTTTTGGCATAGAGCAGAGCGGAGTCCACCCCTCCCTCGCTGTCCTGGAGGATCACATTCACTTCCTCAGCTCTGCCTACGcatcaacacacaaacacaggtcaCTACACCGGAACAAGCACAGTTGGTTGCTGTGACAACATTAACTGTTTTTGCCGATTATGATTTGTGGGAGGCAAAAAAGGTTTTGCAGCCGAGGTGTGAAGATTCAGAGCTAAAGATGATCTCCAacatcctgtgtttgtttgtcactGTTGTATTTAACTCACTGTGGACAATACTGTAATTTTCaatactgtttgtaactttggtTTTCTGTGATAAAGACTGAGTTTCTGTAGCTGGCTCTCTTATTGTGAAACACGTTGATGTACTACAGTATTTACGTCAGCAGAGGGTGACCTACCAGACAGCCAGTGTGTGTACTTTCTAATGTAAACGGATGATAGAGTACACAAACATatgaaaatatcattaaaaagtagCATTTTCCCAAAAATAGAGAGTGAATGGAAGGACAGAGGTGTAGAAGCAGAGAGTGGAGGAACAGCTGATCGGCCTACCCATGTCCTGCAGGTCGCTCCTTAACTGTCCCCCGTCTGCTCCCTGACCTGTGGCAGCATACAAGTTCTCCATCGACTACACGAAATACAAAGATGAG harbors:
- the arhgap45b gene encoding rho GTPase-activating protein 45 isoform X2; protein product: MSLLKRGSKSSYNPYSTSTRVKKDEAKGKDRLDILPNKHSIWLKQLSILQEQPRKDAGDATLSSSPSSSYSSSSTLTPTSAGHLDPSLSCPGTPSPQHCKLAGMQGVGCPSPVGTLKRPTALSRHASAAGFPLQSWVFTKGHGKGALTPTTPTDVQESTAIEVEDIPALLRDVARFAEAVEKLKDVVLAEGKKENQRPVAHECLGEVLRVLRQVINTYPLLNTVEILTAAGKLISKVKGFHYEACNEADKKDFEKAIETIAVAFSSNVSELLMGEVDSSTLLSLLPTERSRSMENLYAATGQGADGGQLRSDLQDMGRAEEVNVILQDSEGGVDSALLYAKTISKYMKDLMSYVEKRTSLETEFSKGLQRLYQSCKHSITHPQMPLFSIYSLALEQDQEQSVGLQQANTTLHNQTFIQPLMQRKHDHEKRRKEIKEHWIRAKRKLMECEVNLRKAKQTYMARCEEYEKAKTAACRAEEEGGGSTAKSVEKKKRSEEEARNKSDEAEATYRTCIADATTQQQELEHTKVTVLRQLHDIIKQSDQTLRSATISYYQLMHMQTVALPVHYQTLCESSKLYDPGQQYAAHVRELQLPGQPAVDYTFENYSPSSSSSHHGHRPRNDSFNTEQSSHTDSPTSSVDTAAGEHRDTEAHRKRLGHKSWGSTVSDDSVVGEGGLESPTASSSDISKIVRTSSTGTMSSNEDADDKDGNVTSFEAPNMNGMDPDVVVSTRPFRNVGLSKAALTHRLRKLRTPSKCRECDSYVYFQGAECEECFLACHKRCLETLAIQCGHKKLQGRLQLFGRDFSQVASCASDGIPFIITKCISEIERRALKMKGIYRVNGVKTRVEKLCQAFENGKELVELSQCSPHDISNALKLYLRQLPEPIMLFRLYNRLMGLAKESLQGDADTPEGEEAESNSSIPGMGKGRELVDLGPDSDPEVLVLVDKLKELLKDLPKANMYTLRYIIRHLRRIAELEEDNKMSPSNLGIVFGPSLMRPRPTGATISLSSLVDYPHQARIVETLIVFYSTIFQSKTSQTHKTSRSASVSTQQDSTADDKIESSADGEEDGGREEPNKPESDKMEEGCGSSLGSLGSSEQLPDSDSELDESGQRTAHSRSLEKQESEVSMDESGQRTAHTRSLEKQESEVSMDDDHLSYRDSLDLSSQSATQTDPEQEADQDHDDNPDDNPDGAEPPALPDSGPPDDEAGAEQDLSTSLAELNVNQSNNNYPCSPVLSLSGHPLARLCGKKLPLTRNRDSEPEFV
- the arhgap45b gene encoding rho GTPase-activating protein 45 isoform X1 — protein: MCDSDHNSSSSSNSNRRKIDAQLTWLHVGLDGTEQPLSSSSTGGRRRRRRGGRGAPKWRVGGWVGDLCVKLKEVSMDGKGTLKLFTRKKRELIKTHSISKKSRAGSPGPQSSNQSLSILQEQPRKDAGDATLSSSPSSSYSSSSTLTPTSAGHLDPSLSCPGTPSPQHCKLAGMQGVGCPSPVGTLKRPTALSRHASAAGFPLQSWVFTKGHGKGALTPTTPTDVQESTAIEVEDIPALLRDVARFAEAVEKLKDVVLAEGKKENQRPVAHECLGEVLRVLRQVINTYPLLNTVEILTAAGKLISKVKGFHYEACNEADKKDFEKAIETIAVAFSSNVSELLMGEVDSSTLLSLLPTERSRSMENLYAATGQGADGGQLRSDLQDMGRAEEVNVILQDSEGGVDSALLYAKTISKYMKDLMSYVEKRTSLETEFSKGLQRLYQSCKHSITHPQMPLFSIYSLALEQDQEQSVGLQQANTTLHNQTFIQPLMQRKHDHEKRRKEIKEHWIRAKRKLMECEVNLRKAKQTYMARCEEYEKAKTAACRAEEEGGGSTAKSVEKKKRSEEEARNKSDEAEATYRTCIADATTQQQELEHTKVTVLRQLHDIIKQSDQTLRSATISYYQLMHMQTVALPVHYQTLCESSKLYDPGQQYAAHVRELQLPGQPAVDYTFENYSPSSSSSHHGHRPRNDSFNTEQSSHTDSPTSSVDTAAGEHRDTEAHRKRLGHKSWGSTVSDDSVVGEGGLESPTASSSDISKIVRTSSTGTMSSNEDADDKDGNVTSFEAPNMNGMDPDVVVSTRPFRNVGLSKAALTHRLRKLRTPSKCRECDSYVYFQGAECEECFLACHKRCLETLAIQCGHKKLQGRLQLFGRDFSQVASCASDGIPFIITKCISEIERRALKMKGIYRVNGVKTRVEKLCQAFENGKELVELSQCSPHDISNALKLYLRQLPEPIMLFRLYNRLMGLAKESLQGDADTPEGEEAESNSSIPGMGKGRELVDLGPDSDPEVLVLVDKLKELLKDLPKANMYTLRYIIRHLRRIAELEEDNKMSPSNLGIVFGPSLMRPRPTGATISLSSLVDYPHQARIVETLIVFYSTIFQSKTSQTHKTSRSASVSTQQDSTADDKIESSADGEEDGGREEPNKPESDKMEEGCGSSLGSLGSSEQLPDSDSELDESGQRTAHSRSLEKQESEVSMDESGQRTAHTRSLEKQESEVSMDDDHLSYRDSLDLSSQSATQTDPEQEADQDHDDNPDDNPDGAEPPALPDSGPPDDEAGAEQDLSTSLAELNVNQSNNNYPCSPVLSLSGHPLARLCGKKLPLTRNRDSEPEFV